TAGCTTGGGAAGGTCACCAAATTTCTTCTTGCGGCGCTCCAGTTCATGAATGAGGGCATCGGACACTACTTTCTGAAGCTTTGCGTCGATACTCAGCTTTAGTGTGTCGCCGGTCTTTGGTTCGCTGTTAGCGCTGTCAGGCACTAAACGGACAACCTCGCCGCTTGCGTTCACCTCAGCGTGCTGGACGCCGGGTTTGCCGCTTAGGATGTCGTTGTACTGCTTCTCAAGGCCTGCGCGTCCCACGCGCGTGTTGGGCGATACGCCGCTGTCTACTGCCTGCTGGTCCGGCCGGCCCATGTACCCAATAAGATGGCCTAGTGAGGGGATGTCTATGTAGCGACGGACAGGCAGCTCTTGGAGGATTACGCCCTGTGTGTCGGAGAACCATTCTCGGTAGAGGAGGCTCTCGTCCTTGGTTAAGTTGGTCTTTACCGCAAAAGGCTCGGGGCTCTTGCTCCGGAACTCCTCGATGTAGGTAATGTCTTCATCGGTAAGCTCCGCTTTCTCCTTGAGGAGGGCGTAGACGGTCTCACGGTCCTTCTTACGGGTAGGAAGGGTCTGTGGGTTGATGGCGAGTGCCAACTTCCGGCTGTTCTGTGCCAAAATTTCGCCGTTAGCATCCACAATGAGGCCACGGTCTGAGGGTACGGTAAGGAGGCGCACGCTGTTACCCTCTGCCAAACTCCTGTTAATTCCGGCATTGCTTACCTGGAGGTGGTAGGCCTGGAGGGCCAAAATACTGATTGAAGCCCCAAGCACAATGCCAATCCCTAGGAAGCGGCGTTTTGGCGTGCTGCCATCTTCAATCTCTTCGCCCATTGGGGTGATATCTTCAGAATACGAAAGCCGGTTCCCTGGGTCACTATTAGGGAGTGTGCGCCTTCCTTCCGGATTTCCAAAGAGATCAAAGGAGTTCATGCGACGGTTTGTTGGTGAGGCGCTGAATGAGTGC
This is a stretch of genomic DNA from Verrucomicrobiia bacterium. It encodes these proteins:
- a CDS encoding penicillin-binding transpeptidase domain-containing protein, whose protein sequence is MNSFDLFGNPEGRRTLPNSDPGNRLSYSEDITPMGEEIEDGSTPKRRFLGIGIVLGASISILALQAYHLQVSNAGINRSLAEGNSVRLLTVPSDRGLIVDANGEILAQNSRKLALAINPQTLPTRKKDRETVYALLKEKAELTDEDITYIEEFRSKSPEPFAVKTNLTKDESLLYREWFSDTQGVILQELPVRRYIDIPSLGHLIGYMGRPDQQAVDSGVSPNTRVGRAGLEKQYNDILSGKPGVQHAEVNASGEVVRLVPDSANSEPKTGDTLKLSIDAKLQKVVSDALIHELERRKKKFGDLPKLGASAVVIEPQTGAIKAMVSLPDYGASLFAEGIAKDEYQKLLDNPANPLLNRAMQGTYAPGSTIKPFVASAGLQTGIIKQDTSFYTPAAITIGSFSFPDWKLHGQTNTRQAIAESNNIFFYALGGGWEERNMKGLGIDRLAEYYQKFGFGAKTGIDIPGEASGLVPTPAWKKEVIKDNWYIGDTYQASIGQGFVLATPLQLASATASIAN